One genomic region from Natrinema caseinilyticum encodes:
- a CDS encoding bis(5'-nucleosyl)-tetraphosphatase, which produces MAVEATSAGAILFRDTRGRREYLLLKSRPGDWEFPKGGVEGDEELQQTAIREVTEEAGIEEFRLLDGFRRDYDYVFEANGKTIHKTVHLFIAKSFEASAELSNEHRDLQWRDYEQAINTVTQDGPREILEEAHRFLDETEDEEH; this is translated from the coding sequence ATGGCAGTCGAAGCTACGAGCGCAGGCGCGATCCTCTTCCGCGATACGCGGGGCCGGCGCGAGTATCTTCTACTCAAGAGCCGCCCAGGCGATTGGGAGTTTCCCAAGGGCGGTGTCGAAGGAGATGAAGAACTACAGCAGACGGCGATCCGCGAAGTAACGGAAGAGGCAGGTATTGAAGAGTTCCGACTACTCGACGGCTTTCGCAGGGACTACGATTACGTCTTCGAGGCGAACGGCAAAACGATTCACAAAACCGTTCACCTCTTCATCGCGAAGTCGTTCGAGGCCAGTGCAGAACTTTCGAACGAACATCGCGACCTGCAGTGGCGCGATTACGAACAGGCGATAAACACCGTCACACAGGACGGTCCGCGGGAAATCCTGGAAGAAGCCCACCGATTCCTGGACGAGACCGAAGACGAGGAGCACTGA
- a CDS encoding geranylgeranyl reductase family protein, with product MSTQEQSATAATTRTQSPDVVVVGAGTAGCYAAATVAREGYDVVVLDRKSETEAGHIACGDALKGADAFPEAIPKSKLEPAFTNTGVDHGRFEIPQEDTVLEIPVPGELAVIDRWEYGRRIIEGAGDVGVDFHYDTVVTNVVQADDGRVTGVEAIRAGDPITYEADVVVDAAGSLSVLQDNVDFSGSTFDTNVNYTHFCSAYREIVHVDEPVEWDDALVFKPTERAAGYLWYFPRTETEINAGLGFQMTEEPMELVDDLRRDLETRPEFAGATVEDKLGAALPTRRPYDSAVHPGYMAVGDAAGHVNPTTGGGIAGAAYAGKYAAEQAIEALETDDYGEDTFWRYNERVMDHYGARYAALDVYNILSTAVDVDDLMGLLAAMPGDKLAEALYSGSTNIGLKLKLEALLKSRGHWGTIWNLYQTKRRADELLAHYEEYPSSPAGLADWQDRRDELMGKVYETTGADPKY from the coding sequence ATGAGTACGCAGGAGCAGTCGGCAACCGCCGCGACGACTCGGACCCAGTCGCCGGACGTCGTCGTCGTCGGCGCCGGAACTGCAGGATGCTACGCCGCTGCGACCGTCGCACGCGAGGGATACGACGTCGTCGTCCTCGATCGAAAATCCGAAACCGAAGCGGGTCACATCGCCTGCGGGGACGCGTTAAAGGGTGCCGACGCCTTTCCCGAGGCGATCCCGAAGTCGAAACTCGAGCCGGCCTTTACGAACACGGGCGTCGACCACGGCCGTTTCGAGATTCCACAGGAGGACACCGTCCTCGAGATTCCGGTTCCGGGTGAACTCGCGGTCATCGACCGCTGGGAGTACGGACGACGGATCATCGAGGGCGCGGGCGACGTCGGCGTCGACTTTCACTACGATACCGTCGTCACGAACGTCGTCCAGGCCGACGACGGTCGCGTCACGGGGGTCGAGGCGATCCGCGCGGGCGATCCGATCACCTACGAGGCGGACGTCGTCGTCGACGCCGCGGGTTCGCTCTCCGTCTTGCAGGACAACGTCGACTTCTCGGGGTCGACGTTCGATACCAACGTCAACTACACGCACTTCTGTTCTGCCTACCGGGAGATCGTCCACGTGGACGAACCCGTCGAGTGGGACGACGCGCTCGTCTTCAAACCGACGGAGCGGGCCGCGGGCTACCTCTGGTACTTCCCGCGCACCGAGACGGAGATCAACGCCGGACTCGGCTTTCAGATGACCGAGGAGCCCATGGAACTGGTCGACGACCTCAGACGCGACCTCGAGACCCGTCCCGAGTTCGCCGGCGCGACGGTCGAGGACAAACTCGGCGCCGCCTTGCCCACTCGCCGGCCGTACGACTCGGCGGTCCACCCGGGATACATGGCCGTCGGCGACGCCGCGGGACACGTCAACCCCACGACCGGCGGTGGCATCGCCGGCGCCGCGTACGCCGGCAAGTACGCCGCCGAACAGGCCATCGAGGCCCTTGAGACGGACGACTACGGCGAAGACACCTTCTGGCGGTACAACGAACGGGTGATGGACCACTACGGCGCCCGTTACGCCGCACTCGACGTCTACAATATCCTCTCGACCGCGGTCGACGTGGACGACCTCATGGGGCTGCTCGCCGCGATGCCGGGCGACAAACTCGCCGAAGCTCTCTACTCCGGGAGCACGAACATCGGCCTCAAGCTCAAACTCGAGGCGTTGCTCAAGAGCCGCGGCCACTGGGGCACCATCTGGAACCTCTATCAGACGAAACGCCGCGCGGACGAACTGCTCGCTCACTACGAGGAGTACCCCTCGAGCCCAGCGGGGCTCGCGGACTGGCAGGACCGACGCGACGAACTGATGGGGAAGGTGTACGAGACGACTGGCGCGGATCCGAAGTACTGA
- a CDS encoding helix-turn-helix transcriptional regulator has protein sequence MKGAPSEDDLQDDLLELVRRHEVFDVLAAETLEKPELAAALEVSPATTHRILASFRDKEWITRTDSGYALTPLGARMGRAVETYRAAVVETRRLAPLYETLSAATLPVAVDVHWFADATVTVVEPRDPYRPLNRFIDLLEDTSSLRGCDTTSVAPTYVDDIHERILDGMPVDIVFETPVIDRLASEYTDLADDAFQRENLRLWARDELPFGLALFDDRVGIGGYDAESGILSVFADTDDPDAYAWGEQLFEEYRSAADRVV, from the coding sequence ATGAAGGGGGCGCCGTCCGAGGACGATCTCCAGGACGACTTGCTGGAACTGGTCCGCCGGCACGAGGTCTTCGACGTTCTGGCCGCGGAGACGCTCGAGAAACCAGAACTCGCAGCGGCCCTCGAAGTGTCGCCGGCGACGACACACCGGATCCTCGCCTCGTTTCGCGACAAGGAGTGGATCACGCGGACGGACAGCGGGTACGCGTTGACGCCCCTCGGCGCGCGGATGGGGCGCGCAGTCGAAACCTACCGGGCCGCCGTCGTGGAGACGCGTCGGCTGGCACCGCTGTACGAGACCCTTTCGGCGGCGACGCTCCCCGTCGCCGTCGATGTCCACTGGTTCGCGGACGCGACCGTCACGGTAGTCGAACCGCGCGATCCGTACCGGCCGTTGAACCGGTTTATCGACCTGCTCGAGGACACTTCCTCGCTGCGCGGCTGCGATACGACGTCGGTCGCACCGACGTACGTCGACGATATCCACGAGCGCATTCTCGACGGGATGCCGGTCGATATCGTCTTCGAGACGCCGGTGATCGACCGACTCGCGTCGGAGTACACCGACCTCGCGGACGACGCCTTCCAACGGGAGAATCTCAGGCTCTGGGCTCGCGACGAACTCCCGTTCGGGCTGGCGCTGTTCGACGATCGGGTCGGAATCGGTGGCTACGACGCGGAGTCGGGGATTCTCTCCGTTTTCGCCGACACGGACGATCCCGACGCATACGCGTGGGGAGAACAGCTTTTCGAAGAGTATCGGTCAGCGGCGGACCGGGTCGTGTAG
- a CDS encoding uS10/mL48 family ribosomal protein produces the protein MTFVTRLTLQSGDRAALDGIVEDIKATAERKGAALKGPHSHPPERLSVPQSCRLHADDDRRFSSWDYTVFTRELEIHGHDNLARNIASQNFPDSVHIEAEVEQIRGAGRGN, from the coding sequence ATGACCTTCGTCACGCGTCTTACCCTTCAAAGCGGTGATCGAGCGGCTCTCGACGGGATCGTCGAGGACATCAAAGCGACCGCCGAACGGAAAGGGGCGGCACTGAAAGGGCCACACTCCCATCCACCGGAGCGACTCTCAGTTCCCCAGTCCTGTCGGCTCCACGCCGACGACGACCGTCGATTTTCCTCCTGGGACTACACCGTTTTCACCCGCGAACTCGAGATACACGGCCACGACAACCTCGCGCGCAATATTGCCTCACAGAACTTCCCCGACTCGGTCCACATCGAGGCCGAAGTCGAACAGATCCGCGGCGCGGGCCGCGGAAACTGA
- a CDS encoding amidohydrolase — protein sequence MTADDLVSLRRDLHRKPEPAWREFYTTARIVDELESRLGDDLDELHVGPDAIAGDQRMAVPEETDLTRWYDQARADGVDEAVLERLEGGYTGAVAVLERGEGPTVGLRVDIDGLPRGESTDPAHLPAAEGFRSEREAAMHACGHDAHATIGIGVVERIANSDFTGTLKVFFQPAEEVVGGGKAMAESDHIRDVDALLAVHIGLDHPTGEIVAGIGGFLAVSHLEATFTGESAHAGGHPEQGRNAVQAMATAVQNLYGIPRHNDGKTRVNAGVAEGGSAANVIPDEARIVAEVRGETTELMEYMKHRAERVLRSAAEMHDCEVEIETGAEAPSATSDEELVEIVADVAGTTPGVERVVERDELGGSEDATFLMREVQQNGGTACYVGVGTDHPGGHHTATFDVDEASIQHGIDVLVGAVERVTLERP from the coding sequence ATGACCGCGGACGATCTCGTTTCGCTCCGACGCGACTTGCACCGAAAACCGGAACCCGCCTGGCGCGAGTTCTATACGACCGCCCGAATCGTCGACGAACTCGAGTCGCGACTCGGCGACGACCTCGACGAACTCCACGTCGGCCCGGACGCGATCGCGGGCGACCAGCGGATGGCCGTCCCCGAGGAGACCGACCTCACCCGGTGGTACGACCAGGCCCGAGCCGACGGCGTCGACGAAGCGGTTCTCGAGCGACTCGAGGGCGGCTACACCGGCGCCGTCGCCGTCCTCGAGCGCGGCGAGGGACCGACGGTCGGCCTTCGCGTCGACATCGACGGGCTTCCGCGGGGGGAGTCGACCGATCCGGCGCACCTGCCGGCGGCCGAGGGCTTTCGCTCCGAACGCGAGGCCGCGATGCACGCCTGCGGCCACGACGCCCACGCGACGATCGGGATCGGTGTCGTCGAACGGATCGCCAACAGCGACTTTACGGGTACGCTGAAGGTGTTCTTCCAACCCGCGGAGGAGGTCGTCGGCGGCGGCAAGGCGATGGCCGAGAGCGACCACATCCGCGACGTCGACGCGTTGCTCGCCGTCCACATCGGCCTGGACCATCCGACCGGCGAAATCGTCGCGGGGATCGGCGGATTTCTCGCGGTGTCACACCTCGAGGCGACGTTTACGGGCGAATCGGCCCACGCCGGCGGCCACCCGGAGCAGGGACGCAACGCCGTCCAGGCGATGGCGACGGCGGTGCAGAACCTCTACGGGATTCCACGGCACAACGACGGGAAGACGCGCGTCAACGCCGGCGTCGCCGAGGGCGGCAGCGCCGCCAACGTCATCCCCGACGAGGCCCGGATCGTGGCCGAGGTCCGCGGCGAGACGACCGAGCTGATGGAGTACATGAAACATCGGGCCGAGCGAGTTCTCCGGAGCGCCGCCGAAATGCACGACTGCGAGGTCGAGATCGAGACCGGTGCGGAAGCCCCGAGCGCGACCAGCGACGAGGAACTCGTCGAGATCGTCGCCGACGTCGCCGGAACGACGCCGGGCGTCGAGCGGGTCGTAGAGCGCGACGAACTCGGGGGCAGCGAGGACGCGACCTTCCTCATGCGAGAAGTCCAGCAAAACGGGGGGACCGCCTGCTACGTCGGCGTCGGTACCGACCATCCAGGCGGCCACCACACCGCGACGTTCGACGTCGACGAGGCGAGCATCCAGCACGGGATCGACGTGCTGGTTGGAGCGGTCGAGCGGGTCACGCTCGAGCGACCCTGA
- a CDS encoding rubrerythrin family protein, with protein MTATEFQSALEESMSVELERLGSSKLLIALTDADLTAEHVLRTAADSECAAAETFETWVDDEADESARDAFAEFRDQERDHFDRVVAMLDSEDEVTDVDGGPMHDRLRSLETTLDRLGGAVGRALVGDRTHLQVVNFFVNDGDERLADSFRDLRTETAAQGDVAGALLEEVCDESGDWDRARASAEYVIDVAYESYADSLDELGLDPRPIC; from the coding sequence ATGACCGCCACCGAATTTCAGTCCGCGCTCGAGGAATCGATGTCCGTCGAACTCGAGCGACTCGGCTCGTCCAAACTGCTGATCGCGCTCACGGACGCGGATCTGACGGCGGAGCACGTTCTCAGGACCGCAGCGGACAGCGAGTGCGCCGCCGCGGAGACCTTCGAGACGTGGGTCGACGACGAGGCAGACGAGAGCGCACGGGACGCCTTCGCCGAGTTTCGAGACCAGGAGCGAGACCACTTCGATCGGGTGGTAGCCATGCTCGACAGCGAGGACGAGGTCACCGACGTCGACGGCGGCCCGATGCACGACCGTCTCCGATCCCTCGAGACGACGTTGGACCGCCTCGGCGGTGCCGTCGGTCGCGCACTGGTCGGCGACCGGACGCACCTCCAGGTGGTGAACTTCTTCGTCAACGACGGCGACGAGCGACTCGCGGACTCGTTTCGGGACCTGCGGACCGAAACGGCTGCCCAGGGCGACGTGGCGGGTGCGTTGCTCGAGGAAGTCTGTGACGAAAGCGGAGACTGGGACCGAGCACGGGCGTCCGCCGAATACGTGATCGACGTCGCGTACGAATCGTACGCGGACTCGCTGGACGAGTTGGGTCTCGATCCCAGGCCGATCTGTTGA
- a CDS encoding MBL fold metallo-hydrolase, whose amino-acid sequence MTDRSDHADRPGDEQPSIAPDALADRLRSGDAMTVLDVRDRDEFDRWHLEGDAVEAVQIPHVRFIQAQATGGVDDLVADLSEPIVAVCGRGEASAHAVGLLREAGIEARNLAGGMDAWADLYAVRELEVDAPARVFQYDRPSSGCLAYSIVSGNEAAVIDPLRAFADRYVADAADFGADLTYAIDTHVHADHVSGVRDLASRAEADAVLPDGARSRGLAFDAVTLGDGDELTVGETTLTAVATPGHTTESLSIRLDSVLFTGDTLFLEGVGRPDLEGGSEEAPTAARRLYESLRDRVLEQSPETVVAPGHYSTAADPGADGTYADRLGTLRDRLAALSMAEDEFVAHATTDLPPRPSNHERIVATNLGLEDVDPETAFELELGPNNCAVAD is encoded by the coding sequence ATGACAGACAGGAGCGACCACGCCGACCGACCGGGTGACGAGCAGCCCTCGATCGCTCCCGACGCGCTCGCCGACCGGCTGCGATCCGGCGACGCGATGACCGTCCTCGACGTCCGCGACCGCGACGAGTTCGATCGCTGGCACCTCGAGGGCGACGCCGTCGAGGCCGTCCAGATCCCCCACGTTCGCTTCATCCAGGCCCAGGCGACGGGCGGCGTCGACGACCTCGTAGCCGACCTGTCGGAGCCGATCGTCGCCGTCTGCGGTCGCGGGGAAGCGAGCGCCCACGCCGTCGGGCTCCTGCGGGAGGCGGGCATCGAAGCGCGCAATCTCGCCGGCGGGATGGACGCCTGGGCAGACCTCTATGCGGTCCGCGAACTCGAGGTCGACGCGCCCGCGAGAGTCTTCCAGTACGACCGGCCCTCGAGCGGGTGTCTCGCGTATTCGATCGTCAGCGGCAACGAAGCGGCGGTGATCGACCCGCTGCGGGCGTTTGCGGACCGATACGTGGCGGACGCCGCCGACTTCGGTGCCGACCTCACGTACGCGATCGACACGCACGTCCACGCCGATCACGTCAGCGGCGTCCGCGACCTCGCATCGCGGGCCGAAGCCGATGCCGTCCTTCCGGACGGCGCTCGCAGTCGCGGGCTCGCCTTCGACGCCGTGACCCTCGGGGACGGAGACGAACTCACCGTTGGCGAGACGACGCTGACGGCGGTGGCGACCCCCGGGCACACGACCGAATCGCTCTCCATTCGGCTGGATTCCGTGCTGTTCACGGGCGATACACTGTTCCTCGAGGGCGTCGGCCGGCCGGACCTGGAGGGCGGCAGCGAGGAGGCGCCGACGGCCGCGCGGCGACTCTACGAGAGCCTACGGGATCGAGTTCTCGAGCAGTCGCCCGAGACGGTGGTCGCGCCGGGTCACTACAGTACGGCCGCCGATCCTGGCGCCGACGGAACGTACGCCGACCGACTCGGGACGCTGCGCGATCGCCTCGCCGCGCTCTCGATGGCCGAAGACGAGTTCGTCGCCCACGCGACGACCGATCTCCCGCCGCGGCCGTCGAACCACGAGCGGATCGTCGCGACGAATCTCGGACTCGAGGACGTCGATCCCGAAACGGCGTTCGAACTCGAACTGGGACCGAACAACTGTGCGGTCGCCGACTGA
- a CDS encoding 2Fe-2S iron-sulfur cluster-binding protein, which translates to MTAYTIEFVGTGETITCTDKETILSRCLEEGIAQEYSCRVGMCLACSAEILEGEVTQPAARGLTETEAENYALTCMARPQSDLKLDRGKYPPSIEADLEADGARDSAVADD; encoded by the coding sequence ATGACAGCGTACACCATCGAGTTCGTCGGAACGGGTGAGACGATCACCTGCACCGACAAGGAGACGATCCTCAGCCGGTGTCTCGAGGAGGGGATCGCCCAGGAGTACTCCTGCCGGGTCGGAATGTGTCTGGCCTGTTCCGCCGAAATTCTCGAAGGCGAGGTTACCCAACCGGCCGCCCGCGGGCTGACCGAAACGGAAGCCGAGAACTACGCGCTGACCTGCATGGCCCGTCCGCAGTCGGATCTGAAACTCGACCGCGGCAAGTATCCCCCGAGCATCGAGGCCGACCTCGAGGCCGACGGCGCCCGCGACAGCGCGGTCGCCGACGACTGA
- a CDS encoding D-aminoacyl-tRNA deacylase, giving the protein MIAIVESRADRASRHICDKLRDHADWGRAEDDTRADANGGGSYYLIDGAELRTFDELHIELERPASAFDCDPDLLVFASRHSGDTGALLTGHFTGNFGPAEFGGEPDALADAAPNALARLLEAFDEYAPESYDVGLECTHHGPTDVGCPSLFAELGSGDEQWDDPAGADAVARAILELRDVAPHREQRESDALASPRQRDVVSRRQVVGFGGNHYVPRFERIVRETPWAVGHVAADWALEAMGHPTAHRDVIERAFEASKAEFALLDGEWPVLEEILGGTDYRVVSETWLREVGDRPLDLVDAIESDLGPIDDGIRFGERLSETFAVVDLPADLVTTAEGINHDRVRAIVEENAVAFATANGGSRVGSRAAIPRTGNRDEIRGGTGTRDEADVDTGPDRETRIDSSDPRAAIIAALADILEEKYDSVRLEDDAVVAEETAFDPELALEAGVPEGPKFGALAEGTPVTVDGETVSPERVLTERTHRFPI; this is encoded by the coding sequence GTGATCGCGATCGTCGAAAGCCGCGCCGACCGCGCCTCGAGACACATCTGTGACAAACTCCGCGACCACGCCGACTGGGGCCGCGCCGAGGACGATACTCGAGCGGACGCCAACGGCGGCGGTAGCTACTACCTGATCGACGGGGCCGAACTCCGCACGTTCGACGAGTTACACATCGAACTCGAGCGCCCGGCGTCGGCCTTCGACTGCGATCCGGACCTGCTCGTCTTCGCGTCGCGTCACTCCGGCGACACCGGGGCGTTGCTGACGGGGCACTTCACCGGCAACTTCGGTCCGGCCGAGTTCGGCGGCGAACCGGACGCGCTGGCCGACGCCGCGCCGAACGCCCTGGCTCGTCTCCTCGAAGCCTTCGACGAGTACGCACCCGAATCGTACGACGTCGGTCTGGAGTGTACCCACCACGGCCCGACCGACGTGGGCTGTCCGTCGCTGTTCGCGGAACTCGGGAGCGGCGACGAACAGTGGGACGACCCGGCCGGGGCCGACGCGGTCGCCCGCGCCATTCTCGAGCTTCGAGACGTCGCCCCCCACCGCGAGCAACGCGAGAGCGATGCCCTCGCGAGCCCTCGGCAGCGCGATGTGGTCTCGCGCCGCCAGGTCGTCGGCTTCGGCGGTAACCACTACGTCCCGCGGTTCGAACGGATCGTCCGCGAGACGCCGTGGGCGGTCGGACACGTCGCCGCCGACTGGGCGCTCGAGGCGATGGGACACCCGACGGCCCACCGCGACGTGATAGAGCGGGCCTTCGAAGCGAGCAAGGCCGAATTCGCCCTTCTCGACGGCGAGTGGCCGGTCCTCGAGGAAATCCTGGGCGGCACGGACTACCGCGTCGTCAGCGAGACCTGGCTGCGCGAGGTCGGCGACCGGCCGCTCGATCTCGTCGACGCGATCGAGTCCGACCTCGGCCCGATCGACGACGGAATCCGCTTCGGTGAGCGGCTCTCGGAGACGTTTGCAGTCGTCGATTTGCCGGCAGACCTCGTCACGACGGCGGAGGGAATCAACCACGACCGCGTCCGAGCGATCGTCGAAGAAAACGCCGTCGCGTTCGCGACCGCCAACGGCGGCAGCCGCGTCGGCTCGCGGGCGGCGATCCCCCGGACCGGAAACCGGGACGAAATACGGGGCGGGACCGGCACCAGGGACGAAGCGGACGTCGATACCGGCCCCGACCGCGAAACCCGGATCGACTCGAGCGATCCACGTGCGGCGATCATCGCGGCACTGGCCGACATCCTCGAGGAAAAATACGACTCGGTTCGACTCGAGGACGATGCGGTCGTCGCCGAAGAGACGGCGTTCGATCCCGAACTGGCTCTCGAAGCCGGTGTTCCGGAGGGTCCGAAGTTCGGTGCGCTCGCCGAGGGGACCCCGGTCACGGTCGACGGGGAAACAGTCAGTCCCGAGAGAGTTCTAACCGAACGAACGCACCGATTCCCGATATGA
- a CDS encoding DUF4397 domain-containing protein: MSQGHTRRRTLTLIGTAGAGLVAGSFGAASDDHAGDSGQESDGNHDEEATATARVRAAHLSPDAPNVDVVVDGETVLSDVPFRAVSDYLELPVGTANVAISATDDPETVVFDQELEIAEGAFTIAALGELSEENQPFAPTVLEDDLSDPGENARVRLVHASPDAPAVDVTVGGGETVLFENVAFGEAGALEVPAGEYTLEVRPATNCNDGEVVAEFDVAPAAGSVSTAFAVGYLEPDAAPADEAFDLEVVADVPGEETHDEESMAEC; the protein is encoded by the coding sequence ATGTCCCAAGGACATACCCGTCGACGCACGCTGACGCTGATCGGAACCGCAGGAGCCGGCCTGGTGGCCGGTAGTTTCGGCGCCGCGAGCGACGACCACGCAGGTGACAGCGGACAGGAATCGGACGGTAATCACGACGAGGAAGCCACAGCGACTGCTCGCGTTCGCGCGGCCCACCTCTCGCCCGACGCGCCGAACGTCGACGTCGTAGTCGACGGCGAGACCGTCCTCTCGGACGTTCCGTTCCGCGCGGTGAGCGACTACCTCGAGCTACCCGTCGGGACCGCGAACGTCGCCATCTCGGCGACCGACGACCCCGAGACCGTCGTGTTCGATCAGGAACTCGAAATCGCCGAAGGGGCGTTTACGATCGCCGCGCTCGGCGAACTCTCCGAGGAGAATCAGCCGTTCGCGCCGACCGTGCTGGAGGACGACCTCAGCGACCCCGGCGAGAACGCCCGCGTGCGACTCGTCCACGCCTCGCCGGACGCTCCGGCGGTCGACGTCACCGTCGGTGGCGGCGAGACGGTCCTGTTCGAGAACGTCGCCTTCGGCGAGGCCGGCGCGCTCGAGGTGCCGGCCGGCGAGTACACCCTCGAGGTGCGGCCCGCGACCAACTGTAACGATGGGGAGGTCGTCGCCGAGTTCGACGTCGCTCCGGCGGCCGGGAGCGTCTCCACGGCCTTCGCGGTCGGCTACCTCGAACCCGACGCTGCTCCCGCGGACGAGGCGTTCGACCTCGAGGTCGTCGCAGACGTTCCGGGGGAGGAGACCCACGACGAGGAGTCGATGGCCGAGTGCTGA
- the ftsZ gene encoding cell division protein FtsZ, translated as MDSIIDDAIDEAENGDPAGAPHGAPGEGQSSDGDTSESRQTGTMTDDQLEDVLQDLQTDITVVGCGGAGGNTINRMHEEGIHGAKLVAANTDVQHLVEIDADTKILMGEEKTGGRGAGSLPQVGEEAALESQQDIYDAIDGSDMVFVTAGLGGGTGTGSAPVVAKAAREAGALTISIVTTPFTAEGEVRRTNAEAGLERLRDVSDTVIVVPNDRLLDSVGKLPVRQAFKVSDEVLMRSVKGITELITKPGLVNLDFADVRTVMERGGVAMIGLGEADSEAKAEDSVKTALRSPLLDVDISGASSALVNVTGGNDMAIEEAEGVVEEIYDRIDPDARIIWGTSIDESLEGSMRTMIVVTGVQSPQIYGRPNGEASVQPEAPAQGDDIDFVD; from the coding sequence ATGGACTCTATCATCGACGACGCAATCGACGAGGCCGAGAACGGGGACCCCGCCGGGGCTCCTCACGGCGCCCCGGGTGAGGGACAATCATCCGACGGTGACACATCGGAAAGCCGACAGACGGGGACGATGACCGACGACCAACTGGAGGACGTTCTGCAGGACCTTCAGACCGACATTACGGTCGTCGGCTGCGGCGGTGCCGGTGGCAACACGATCAATCGAATGCACGAGGAGGGCATCCACGGCGCGAAACTCGTCGCCGCCAACACCGACGTCCAGCACCTCGTCGAGATCGATGCCGACACCAAGATCCTCATGGGCGAGGAAAAGACCGGCGGTCGCGGAGCCGGTTCGTTGCCCCAGGTCGGAGAGGAAGCCGCCCTCGAGAGCCAGCAGGACATCTACGACGCCATCGACGGCTCGGACATGGTCTTCGTCACGGCCGGACTCGGCGGTGGCACCGGGACCGGCTCCGCGCCGGTCGTCGCCAAAGCCGCCCGAGAAGCCGGCGCGTTGACGATCTCGATCGTCACCACGCCCTTTACCGCCGAAGGTGAAGTCCGGCGGACCAACGCCGAGGCCGGACTCGAGCGCCTCCGCGACGTTTCCGACACCGTCATCGTCGTCCCCAACGACCGACTGCTCGACTCCGTCGGCAAGCTTCCCGTTCGACAGGCGTTCAAGGTCTCCGACGAGGTCCTGATGCGCTCGGTCAAGGGGATTACGGAACTCATCACGAAACCCGGCCTCGTCAACCTGGACTTCGCCGACGTCCGCACGGTCATGGAACGCGGCGGCGTGGCCATGATCGGACTCGGCGAAGCCGATTCCGAAGCCAAAGCGGAGGACTCCGTCAAGACCGCGCTGCGTTCGCCGCTGCTCGACGTCGACATCTCGGGGGCGAGTTCCGCGCTCGTCAACGTGACCGGCGGCAACGACATGGCAATCGAAGAAGCCGAGGGCGTCGTCGAGGAGATTTACGATCGGATCGACCCCGACGCCCGCATCATCTGGGGGACCTCGATCGACGAGAGCCTCGAGGGGAGCATGCGGACGATGATCGTCGTCACCGGCGTTCAGTCGCCCCAGATTTACGGGCGCCCCAACGGCGAGGCCAGCGTTCAGCCCGAAGCGCCCGCGCAAGGCGACGACATCGATTTCGTCGACTGA